In Oceanispirochaeta sp. M1, the DNA window GCCACAATCTGGGACCCTGCAATTGAAGAGATCAATAAACCGATAGCCAGGGATACAAAAATGTATAGAAGTGAGATAAACAGCAGTGCCCCGAAGCTTCCGGCAATAGGCACTCCGAAAACAAATACTGCCATCAACAGGATAGTCATGAGATTGATAATTGAAAGAAAGAAATAGGGAACCACTTTGGAGAGTATGATGAGCAGGGGTTTCATGGGAGAGACAAGAAGGATTTCCATGGTGCCCGTCTCTTTCTCCTTTGCAATGGAGATGGAGGTCATCATGGCACAGACCAGCATGATAATCATACCCATTACCCCGGGTACAAAATTATAGGAACTTTCCATCTCGGGATTATAGAGAAATCTGGGAGTTACAACGATTTGATAGGGAATAGTAGAGAGACCTGTAATATCTTTCTGATAGTCGGCAATGATTGCACTTGCATAATTACTGATGGAGACTCCGGTATTCGGATCAGTTCCATCCACAATAAGCTGTACACCCGCATCCCCTGTATGAAGCATATTATCATAAAAGTCTTCACTGAAAACAACGACTAGACTGACGATTCCTTCCTGAAAAACCTCTTCGATCTGCTGAGGAGATTCCAGAACATCATGAATAGAAAAATATTCACTCATTTCCAGTAAAGATATAATCCGCTGAGTTGCTGCATCTTTTGAGGGGTCATAAACAGCAACAGCAGTATTCTTCACTTCTGTGGACAGTGCATATCCAAAGAGTATCAGCATGACAATGGGCAGTATCAGAAGAATTACCATGGTCCAGGTATCCCGAAAGATGTGATAGAATTCCTTTTTAATAAAGGCAATAAACTGTTTCATATCTTAGTCCGCCTGCCTTGTGGCTTTCCTGGCCAATTTCTGAAAAACGTCATCCATTGACTCAGATTCAAATTGTTTTTTCAGATTCCCGGGACTGTCCATGGCTTCAATCCTTCCATCCACCATAATAGAAACTCTGTTGCAGTATTCCGCCTCATCCATATAGTGGGTTGTTACAAATACCGTAATCCCCCTATCTGATGCCTTGTAAATAAGCTCCCAGAACTGACGTCTTGTCGAAGGATCAACTCCCCCGGTAGGCTCATCAAGAAAAACAATGACAGGATCGTGAAAAATTGCCACCGAAAAGGAGAGTTTCTGTTTCCATCCCAGAGGGAGGGATTTTACGAGGGTATTCTTCTCACTCAAAAATCCAAGCTCCTCCAGAAGAAGATCTGTCTTCGGAGCTATTTCCTTATCGGGGACTCCATATATACCTGCATATAGGCGAATATTTTCACGTACAGTTAAATCCTCATACAAAGAAAACTTCTGACTCATGTAACCTATATTGCGTTTGATCATCTCGGGATTCTTGTGAATATCAAAACCGGCTACCGATCCTTCCCCTGAGCTGGGCTTGCTCAAACCGCAGAGCATTCGCATGGCGGTTGTTTTACCGGCTCCATTAGCGCCCAGAAATCCGAATATCTCCCCTTTCTCGACTTCAAAACTTATATGATCAACCGCTGTAAAATGACCGAATTTTTTTGTGAGATTCACTGTCTTGATTACAGTCATAGGGAATCTCCATCAATGGTGAGATTCATAAAACAATCTTCAATACTGGCCTGAATCATAGACAGCTTGATCTCTGTATGCCCCTTACTTTCCAGATAGAACTCCAGATCATCCATTGAAATAGACTCATCTTTGAATGTCACATGATGGGTATCTCCAAATGGAAAACAGCTCAGGACCCCGGGATAATCACGTAGATCCTTTAAAAGAGAAAATGTGGAGCTGCTTCTCGCCGCACAGAGGGGATAGGCAAACTGATCAATAATACTCTCAGGGGTATCAATTTTAAGAAAAGAGCCATCCTGAATAAGGGCTATACGGTCACATCTTCCGGCCTCATCCATATAGGGAGTGGATACCAGAATCGTAATGCCCTGGGATTTAAGCTTACCCAGCATGTCCCAGAATTCCTTACGGGAAACAGGATCAACTCCCGTTGTGGGTTCATCCAGAAAAAGAACCCTCGGCTTGTGAATCAGTGCACAGCAGAGAGCCAGTTTCTGTTTCATCCCCCCCGAAAGAGCTCCCGCCTTACGGGTCTTGAAGGGCTCAAGCTGAACATAGATATCACGCACCAGATGATAGTTTTCCTTGATGGTGGTATTAAAAACAGTAGCAAAAAAATCCAGATTTTCCTCAACAGACAGATCCTGATAAAGGGAGAACCTTCCAGGCATATAACCCACAGCCTTCCTGATGGTTCGGTAGTCTGAAACTACATCACTGCCATCTACAGAGGCAGTTCCTGAATCGGCTAAAAGAAGGGTCGTGAGTATTCGGAATAAGGTGGTCTTCCCGGAACCATCAGGACCTATGATCCCGAAGATTTCACCATCTTCAACATCAAAACTGATATCCTGCAGGGCCTGAACCTTCCCATATTTTCTGGAAATATTATGAACCTGTATTATGGGATTATTCATTTGATATTTTCATACCGCCATACATACCGATCTTCAGATAACCGTCATTTTCAACATCAACTTTTACGGCATACACAAGATTGGACCGTTCATCTCTTGTCTGAACAGTCTTTGGAGTGAATTCAGATTTATCAGATATCCATGAAAGTGTGCCCTCATAGTATCTGTTCTCCTTTTCACCAAAGTCGGCAACAAGAGTTACAGACTGTCCAAGCTTAAGATCTGTCAGCTGCGCTGATGTAACATAGGCTCTGAGAAACATCTTATTCAGATCTGCAATTTTAACTATGGCTTTTCCGGGTACTGCAAATTCTCCCTGCTCAGCATACTGGGCTAGAATTCTGCCGCCCAGGGGGCTTGTAATCATTGAGTACCCGATTTGCTCATCAATCAGTTTTACCTGAATGTCCAGAGACAACAGATCCTCGCTAATCCCGTTATTACTCTTCTTCAGAGAACTTTCCAATGCGGCGAACTGTTTTTCAAAGGATAAGAGCTGAGCATACATATCATCATAATCTTTCTCTGTTGCTGCACCGACCTTGAAAAGGCTTTTAATCCGCTGCTCTTCCTTCTTTGCTGTCCTGATCTGCTGAGAGAGAGGTGCTAGCTGGGCATTCATATCAGGGCGTCTTGCTTCAACACTTTTAATGGAAGAAAGGAGCTGCTGCTTCTGTAATTCCAATTGCACCGAATCAATTATTCCGAGGATCTGTCCGCTTTGAACTGTATCCCCTTCAGTGATATCAAGCTCCAGGATTTCACCATTAAGCCTGGAAGAGACAATAACCTCCCTGGCTTCAAAGGTTCCTGAGGCATAAATCTCTTTATCTGAACTATCACAGGAGAATAGAAAAAATGCACTTATGGCAACCAGAATTAAATATATTTTTTTCATTATCGAATCCTTATTCATGGTTTCAAACTGTTGAGAACTGCTTTTACATTTTCTTTTTTTCGATTCATTGCAAAGTCATTGAATCCTTCCTCATGGAGACCGAGTAATTCCATGGTTAAGGGTTTCATGATAAAAACTGAAAGATTCAGAGCTAATGCATTAAAAAGAATATCGATCGGAGACACTTTCCGGATTCTCCCGGCTTGAATCTCCTTTTCAAAATCTGAAACAAATTGACTGAAGACTATTGAATTTTCAGACAACATGGCTTTGAAGGACTTTCTCCTCTCAGGGTTTATAATCATCTCAGACAAAACCATAAAAGGCAGTTTCTGATTTTCAAATAAAACATCAAAGTGTGATTCAATTTTATGAATAAGTTTGTCTTCAAATGAGAGATCTCTTTGATCAACTTGGCCGAAGGTTGAAATAAAAACATGCAGTTTCTTATAAAAGATAGCTTCAAACAGCTTCTCTTTAGTCCGGTAGTAATAATGCACCAGAGCCTGATTACAGCCGACTCTTTTAGCAATCTCCGTTGTGGTTGCCATATTAAAGCCCTTTTCAAGAAAAAGCGCCTCGGCTTCCACCAGAATATCCTGTTCCATATTATTTTCTTTTTCCATATTAATACCCTTATTTAATAGATCTATTAATAGATCTATCAATCAAGGCTGTCAAGAGTATAGATTTTATTATTACTCACAACCTCCCCCTCCCGACATGATATAATAATCATCCAGTACAGAATAAGGAGAATTCCCCAATGAAAGATTTTGAGTTTTATTCACCAACGAAAGTAATTTTCGGCCGGGGCGTTATTTCCGGAATCGGAAAAGAATCACTCCCCTTTGGAAAAACAGCACTTCTGCTTTATGGAAAAGGCAGTTTAAAAAAAAGCGGTCTGTATGATCTGATATATAAAGAGTTGTCTGTTAATGGCATCCGTGTTGTTGAGTATGGGGGAGTACAGCCCAATCCCATACTCCCCCATGCTATGGAAGGTATAAGAATAGCCCGTGCAGAATCGGTCGATTTCATAATGGCTGCAGGAGGGGGAAGTGTCATTGATGAATCAAAGGGTATTGCTGCAGGGTATTATGCAGATTCAGATCTCTGGGATTATTATTCCAAAAAGGCAACTGTAAAAAAAGCTCTTCCAATCATTGCCGTTCAGACTCAACCGGCGACTTCATCAGAAACAAATGCTGCCGGAGTTCTGACGAATCCTGCCAGAGGAGAGAAATTCGGTATCAGGTCACCACTTCTGGTTCCAAAACTTGCATTTTTGGATCCACTGGTAACTTTTACCATTCCCCTTGAATATACGGCCTATGCCTGTTTCGATATTCTGTGCCACATGCTTGAAGGCTATTTCACAACAACTGCAGACTTTTCTCCCATACAGGACGGATTTATTGAGGGCCTGAGTAAGGGGGTCATGAAATCTCTGAACCGGGTAATGATAAATCCTGAAGACTATGATGCAAGAGCCTCAATAATGTGGGCCGGAGCCCTGGCCTGGAACGGCCTTGCCAATGCAGGTCTTGAGGGTGCAGCCATACCAAGTCACATGTTTGAACATCCCCTCAGTGCCCTCTATGACATAAGTCATGGAGCCGGACTGGCTGTTGTCATGCCTGCATGGCTCAAGTTTATGAAAGAAAAAATATCTCACAGAATTATTCTCTTTGGAAAAAATATTCTGGATATGAATGAGCTGGAAGAGCTTGATAAAATGACTGCCTGTGACATGGTTATTT includes these proteins:
- a CDS encoding ABC transporter permease, producing MKQFIAFIKKEFYHIFRDTWTMVILLILPIVMLILFGYALSTEVKNTAVAVYDPSKDAATQRIISLLEMSEYFSIHDVLESPQQIEEVFQEGIVSLVVVFSEDFYDNMLHTGDAGVQLIVDGTDPNTGVSISNYASAIIADYQKDITGLSTIPYQIVVTPRFLYNPEMESSYNFVPGVMGMIIMLVCAMMTSISIAKEKETGTMEILLVSPMKPLLIILSKVVPYFFLSIINLMTILLMAVFVFGVPIAGSFGALLFISLLYIFVSLAIGLLISSIAGSQIVALLISGMALMMPVMYLSGMMFPVENMPVFLQGISQIIPAKWYITAVKNIMIKGLGFTAIIKETAVLSLMAVFLITVSLKKFKIRLE
- a CDS encoding ABC transporter ATP-binding protein; its protein translation is MTVIKTVNLTKKFGHFTAVDHISFEVEKGEIFGFLGANGAGKTTAMRMLCGLSKPSSGEGSVAGFDIHKNPEMIKRNIGYMSQKFSLYEDLTVRENIRLYAGIYGVPDKEIAPKTDLLLEELGFLSEKNTLVKSLPLGWKQKLSFSVAIFHDPVIVFLDEPTGGVDPSTRRQFWELIYKASDRGITVFVTTHYMDEAEYCNRVSIMVDGRIEAMDSPGNLKKQFESESMDDVFQKLARKATRQAD
- a CDS encoding iron-containing alcohol dehydrogenase; translated protein: MKDFEFYSPTKVIFGRGVISGIGKESLPFGKTALLLYGKGSLKKSGLYDLIYKELSVNGIRVVEYGGVQPNPILPHAMEGIRIARAESVDFIMAAGGGSVIDESKGIAAGYYADSDLWDYYSKKATVKKALPIIAVQTQPATSSETNAAGVLTNPARGEKFGIRSPLLVPKLAFLDPLVTFTIPLEYTAYACFDILCHMLEGYFTTTADFSPIQDGFIEGLSKGVMKSLNRVMINPEDYDARASIMWAGALAWNGLANAGLEGAAIPSHMFEHPLSALYDISHGAGLAVVMPAWLKFMKEKISHRIILFGKNILDMNELEELDKMTACDMVISRFEEYIKSIACPLSLEEAGISSPDFDELTKQVQTLSELWNIQGYSDQDIKTVYSMCI
- a CDS encoding HlyD family secretion protein, with protein sequence MKKIYLILVAISAFFLFSCDSSDKEIYASGTFEAREVIVSSRLNGEILELDITEGDTVQSGQILGIIDSVQLELQKQQLLSSIKSVEARRPDMNAQLAPLSQQIRTAKKEEQRIKSLFKVGAATEKDYDDMYAQLLSFEKQFAALESSLKKSNNGISEDLLSLDIQVKLIDEQIGYSMITSPLGGRILAQYAEQGEFAVPGKAIVKIADLNKMFLRAYVTSAQLTDLKLGQSVTLVADFGEKENRYYEGTLSWISDKSEFTPKTVQTRDERSNLVYAVKVDVENDGYLKIGMYGGMKISNE
- a CDS encoding ABC transporter ATP-binding protein, producing the protein MNNPIIQVHNISRKYGKVQALQDISFDVEDGEIFGIIGPDGSGKTTLFRILTTLLLADSGTASVDGSDVVSDYRTIRKAVGYMPGRFSLYQDLSVEENLDFFATVFNTTIKENYHLVRDIYVQLEPFKTRKAGALSGGMKQKLALCCALIHKPRVLFLDEPTTGVDPVSRKEFWDMLGKLKSQGITILVSTPYMDEAGRCDRIALIQDGSFLKIDTPESIIDQFAYPLCAARSSSTFSLLKDLRDYPGVLSCFPFGDTHHVTFKDESISMDDLEFYLESKGHTEIKLSMIQASIEDCFMNLTIDGDSL
- a CDS encoding TetR/AcrR family transcriptional regulator, giving the protein MEKENNMEQDILVEAEALFLEKGFNMATTTEIAKRVGCNQALVHYYYRTKEKLFEAIFYKKLHVFISTFGQVDQRDLSFEDKLIHKIESHFDVLFENQKLPFMVLSEMIINPERRKSFKAMLSENSIVFSQFVSDFEKEIQAGRIRKVSPIDILFNALALNLSVFIMKPLTMELLGLHEEGFNDFAMNRKKENVKAVLNSLKP